The following proteins are co-located in the Streptomyces sp. NBC_00435 genome:
- a CDS encoding prolyl oligopeptidase family serine peptidase, with protein MSEEDPYLWLEDVTGEAALGWVRERNDETVSALTADPGFKVLESGIREVLDDDGRIPYARRRGRHLYNFWQDADHVRGLWRRTTLEEYRKERPAWEPVLDLDALAAAEGEKWAWAGSAVLAPDHRHALVMLSRDGADACVVREFDLETLEFVEGGFEVAEAKTRIGWIDRDRVWIGTDFGPGSMSGSGYPLQVRRWRRGTPLETAETVYEGRPSDLSASGWHDDTPGFERDFVHRQIDFWKQELLLLPADGSDAAPTKIEVPDDASASVHREWLIVAPKSPWLGHAAGSLLAFDFEAFRAGGREAAVLFAPDEHTSLAGWSWTRHHLILTTSADVSSRLQILTPGAGPDGWSRAPLAGVPPLSTASVTGTDPDVGDEFFLNVAGFLQPSTLYRGTAPAGADESVKQGPALFDTEGLTVRQYFAASADGTRVPYFVVGPEERTGPGPTLLYGYGGFEVSMVPGYSAVTGRAWLARGGTYVVAGIRGGHEYGPGWHKAALGANRVRAYEDFAAVARDLVAREVTTPAQLGIEGGSNGGLLMGAMLTREPGLFGAVVAHVPLLDMLRFHKLLAGASWIAEYGDPDDPADRPHLERISPYHQVRADGPPYPPLLLLTSTRDDRVHPGHARKMAARLREHGHPVLFHEHLGGGHAGATDHGQTAFNEALVHTFLWERLTPPR; from the coding sequence ATGAGCGAAGAAGACCCCTACCTCTGGCTGGAAGACGTGACCGGCGAGGCCGCCCTGGGCTGGGTGCGTGAGCGCAACGACGAGACGGTGTCCGCGCTGACCGCGGACCCCGGCTTCAAGGTGCTGGAGTCGGGGATCCGCGAGGTCCTCGACGACGACGGCAGGATCCCCTACGCGCGCCGGCGCGGCCGCCACCTCTACAACTTCTGGCAGGACGCCGACCACGTGCGCGGCCTGTGGCGGCGCACCACGCTGGAGGAGTACCGCAAGGAGCGCCCCGCATGGGAGCCGGTCCTCGACCTGGACGCGCTCGCGGCGGCCGAGGGGGAGAAGTGGGCCTGGGCGGGCAGCGCCGTTCTGGCCCCCGACCACCGCCATGCCCTGGTCATGCTGTCGAGGGACGGCGCGGACGCCTGCGTGGTGCGCGAGTTCGACCTGGAGACGCTGGAGTTCGTCGAGGGCGGGTTCGAGGTCGCGGAGGCCAAGACCCGGATCGGCTGGATCGACCGGGACCGGGTCTGGATCGGGACGGACTTCGGCCCCGGCTCGATGTCCGGGTCCGGCTACCCCCTCCAGGTGCGCCGCTGGCGGCGGGGCACGCCCCTGGAGACGGCGGAAACGGTCTACGAGGGCCGGCCCTCGGACCTTTCCGCCTCCGGATGGCACGACGACACCCCCGGTTTCGAACGGGACTTCGTCCACCGGCAGATCGACTTCTGGAAGCAGGAGCTGCTCCTCCTCCCCGCCGACGGGAGCGACGCCGCGCCCACGAAGATCGAGGTACCGGACGACGCCAGTGCCTCCGTCCACCGCGAGTGGCTGATCGTCGCCCCGAAGTCGCCCTGGCTCGGCCACGCGGCGGGCAGTCTGCTCGCCTTCGACTTCGAGGCCTTCCGGGCGGGCGGGCGCGAGGCGGCGGTGCTGTTCGCCCCGGACGAGCACACCTCGCTGGCCGGCTGGAGCTGGACCCGCCACCACCTGATCCTCACCACCAGCGCCGACGTCTCCTCCCGGCTGCAGATCCTGACCCCCGGGGCCGGCCCCGACGGCTGGAGCCGTGCGCCGCTGGCCGGGGTACCGCCGCTGTCCACGGCCTCCGTCACCGGCACCGACCCGGACGTGGGCGACGAGTTCTTCCTGAACGTCGCGGGCTTCCTCCAGCCGTCCACCCTCTACCGGGGCACGGCGCCGGCGGGCGCCGACGAGAGCGTCAAGCAGGGCCCGGCCCTCTTCGACACCGAGGGCCTCACGGTCCGCCAGTACTTCGCGGCCTCCGCCGACGGCACGAGGGTGCCGTACTTCGTCGTCGGCCCCGAGGAGCGCACCGGCCCCGGGCCCACCCTGCTCTACGGGTACGGCGGCTTCGAGGTCTCCATGGTCCCGGGCTACAGCGCCGTCACCGGCCGGGCCTGGCTCGCGCGCGGCGGGACCTACGTGGTCGCGGGCATCCGGGGCGGACACGAGTACGGGCCCGGCTGGCACAAGGCGGCCCTCGGGGCGAACCGGGTACGGGCCTACGAGGACTTCGCGGCCGTCGCCCGGGACCTCGTCGCCCGCGAGGTCACCACCCCGGCGCAGCTCGGCATCGAGGGGGGCAGCAACGGCGGGCTGCTCATGGGTGCGATGCTCACCCGCGAGCCCGGACTGTTCGGCGCGGTAGTCGCCCACGTGCCGCTGCTGGACATGCTGCGCTTCCACAAGCTGCTCGCCGGAGCCAGCTGGATCGCCGAGTACGGGGATCCCGACGACCCGGCCGACCGGCCCCACCTGGAGCGGATCTCCCCGTACCACCAGGTCCGGGCGGACGGGCCCCCGTACCCGCCGCTGCTCCTGCTGACCTCGACCCGCGACGACCGCGTCCACCCCGGCCACGCCCGCAAGATGGCCGCCCGCCTGCGGGAGCACGGGCATCCGGTCCTCTTCCACGAACACCTCGGCGGCGGCCACGCGGGCGCCACCGACCACGGGCAGACCGCCTTCAACGAGGCGCTCGTCCACACCTTCCTGTGGGAGCGGCTGACCCCGCCGAGGTGA
- a CDS encoding MFS transporter yields MSTSRPASVLPDLAPWRSSRDFRLLFYQGTVTYFGSFMAMIALPLQIKHLTDSPLAVGAMGAVELLPLVVFGLYGGALADAVDRRRMILLTEAGLGLLAVVLLVNSALPRPQLWPLYVVAAGVSALTGLQRPALDSLMARIVPHDQLTAAAALNGLRYQFGAIAGPALAGLVVAYAGYGAAYSLTVAGFLISVLLCLRLSPAPPARGAERPSLRGIAEGARYAWSRPVLLGTYAVDLAAMLFAFPNALFPFLADELDAVWALGLMYAAGAVGSMLLGLTSGWVSRVRRHGLLVVCGAAVWGLAVAAAGWSADIWLVLLCLAAAGAGDMLSGLARATIWNQTIPEELRGRLAGIEVLSYSVGPQLGQVRAGTMAGWTGTRTAFWSGGLLCVASVAALAALLPKLLSYDADTDEDALRRRAEKAAQPSGAAA; encoded by the coding sequence GTGAGCACATCCCGTCCGGCCTCCGTACTCCCCGACCTCGCCCCGTGGCGGTCCAGCCGCGACTTCCGGCTGCTGTTCTACCAGGGGACGGTCACCTACTTCGGCTCGTTCATGGCGATGATCGCGCTGCCGCTGCAGATCAAGCACCTCACGGACTCTCCGCTCGCGGTCGGTGCGATGGGCGCGGTGGAACTGCTCCCGCTGGTGGTCTTCGGCCTGTACGGGGGCGCCCTCGCCGACGCCGTCGACCGGCGCCGGATGATCCTGCTGACCGAGGCCGGGCTCGGGCTGCTCGCCGTGGTCCTGCTGGTGAACTCTGCGCTGCCCCGTCCGCAGCTGTGGCCGCTGTACGTGGTCGCGGCCGGTGTCTCGGCGCTGACCGGGCTCCAGCGGCCGGCCCTGGACTCGCTGATGGCCCGGATCGTGCCGCACGACCAGCTGACCGCGGCCGCCGCGCTCAACGGACTGCGCTACCAGTTCGGTGCGATCGCGGGCCCGGCCCTGGCCGGGCTGGTCGTCGCGTACGCCGGTTACGGCGCGGCGTACTCGCTCACCGTCGCGGGTTTCCTCATCTCCGTGCTGCTCTGCCTGCGCCTGAGTCCGGCACCGCCCGCGCGGGGCGCCGAGCGTCCGTCGCTGCGCGGGATCGCCGAGGGCGCGCGGTACGCGTGGAGTCGGCCCGTGCTGCTCGGCACGTACGCCGTGGACCTGGCGGCGATGCTCTTCGCGTTCCCCAATGCCCTCTTCCCCTTCCTCGCGGACGAGCTCGACGCCGTGTGGGCGCTGGGTCTGATGTACGCGGCGGGCGCGGTGGGATCGATGCTGCTGGGGCTGACCAGCGGCTGGGTCTCGCGGGTACGCCGGCACGGGCTGCTGGTGGTGTGCGGGGCGGCGGTGTGGGGTCTGGCGGTGGCGGCCGCCGGCTGGTCCGCGGACATCTGGCTCGTGCTGCTCTGCCTCGCGGCCGCCGGCGCGGGCGACATGCTGAGCGGGCTGGCCCGCGCCACCATCTGGAACCAGACGATCCCCGAGGAACTGCGGGGCCGGCTCGCGGGCATCGAGGTGCTCTCGTACAGCGTCGGCCCGCAGCTCGGCCAAGTCCGGGCGGGCACGATGGCCGGCTGGACCGGTACCCGTACGGCCTTCTGGAGCGGAGGCCTGCTCTGCGTGGCCTCGGTGGCCGCACTGGCGGCCCTGCTGCCGAAGCTGCTGTCCTACGACGCGGACACGGACGAGGACGCGCTGCGCCGCCGGGCCGAGAAGGCGGCGCAGCCGAGCGGGGCGGCGGCCTGA